A part of Apostichopus japonicus isolate 1M-3 chromosome 10, ASM3797524v1, whole genome shotgun sequence genomic DNA contains:
- the LOC139974669 gene encoding LIM and senescent cell antigen-like-containing domain protein 1 isoform X2, with amino-acid sequence MASTALCTRCHDGFKLDERIVNSGGECWHEDCFVCAQCFQPFPEGTFFEFEGRKYCEHDFNMLFAPCCGKCKEFVIGRVIKAMNNNWHPACFLCQLCGTQLADTGFVKNRGRALCHPCHLKEKAASSGKHICYKCHGIIEDGHIKFKMETYHPYHFNCGSCGEELTSTARELRGELYCLPCHDKMGIPICSACHRPIEERIVTALGKQWHVEHFVCARCEKPFLGHRHYEKNGKAYCETHYNQLFGNMCYYCSKAIISEMMCTMNKTWCEEHFYCSICDTLLNTKSKFVEFDLKPACKRCFDKFPVEMKRRIKKNEQSKFGKTK; translated from the exons ATGGCATCCACAGCCCTCTGTACTCGATGTCATGACGGATTCAAGTTAGACGAGAGAATAGTCAATTCTGGTGGAGAATGCTGGCACGAAGATTGTTTtgt ATGTGCCCAATGTTTTCAACCATTTCCTGAAGGAACCTTTTTTGAG TTTGAGGGGAGGAAATACTGCGAACATGACTTCAATATGCTCTTCGCACCGTGCTGTGGCAAATGca AGGAATTTGTGATTGGTCGAGTCATCAAGGCTATGAATAACAATTGGCATCCGGCATGTTTCCTATGTCAACTCTGTGGGACGCAACTTGCGGATACAGGCTTCGTGAAGAACAGGGGAAG agCCCTCTGCCATCCTTGTCACTTGAAGGAGAAAGCAGCTA GTAGCGGAAAGCATATCTGCTACAAATGCCA TGGTATCATCGAAGATGGTCACATTAAGTTTAAGATGGAGACGTACCACCCGTATCACTTTAACTGTGGCAGCTGTGG AGAAGAGTTGACGTCGACTGCTCGGGAACTACGAGGCGAGCTTTACTGCTTGCCCTGCCACGACAAGATGGGTATACCCATATGCAGCGCTTGCCATCGCCCCATTGAGGAACGAATCGTGACGGCCTTAGGCAAGCAGTGGCACGTAGAG CATTTTGTCTGTGCTAGATGCGAGAAGCCATTTTTGGGCCATAGGCATTATGAGAAGAATGGGAAGGCTTACTGCGAAACCCATTACAATCAG TTATTTGGTAATATGTGCTACTACTGCAGCAAGGCTATAATATCTGAAA TGATGTGTACCATGAACAAAACTTGGTGTGAAGAACATTTTTATTGTTCCATCTGTGACACTCTACTCAACACAAA GAGTAAATTTGTTGAGTTTGACCTGAAACCAGCTTGTAAAAGGTGCTTTGACAAGTTTCCGGTCGAAATGAAGAGAAGAATCAAGAAGAACGAGCAGTCGAAATTTGGCAAAACCAAGTAA
- the LOC139974669 gene encoding LIM and senescent cell antigen-like-containing domain protein 1 isoform X1 → MPPMTKASDMASTALCTRCHDGFKLDERIVNSGGECWHEDCFVCAQCFQPFPEGTFFEFEGRKYCEHDFNMLFAPCCGKCKEFVIGRVIKAMNNNWHPACFLCQLCGTQLADTGFVKNRGRALCHPCHLKEKAASSGKHICYKCHGIIEDGHIKFKMETYHPYHFNCGSCGEELTSTARELRGELYCLPCHDKMGIPICSACHRPIEERIVTALGKQWHVEHFVCARCEKPFLGHRHYEKNGKAYCETHYNQLFGNMCYYCSKAIISEMMCTMNKTWCEEHFYCSICDTLLNTKSKFVEFDLKPACKRCFDKFPVEMKRRIKKNEQSKFGKTK, encoded by the exons ATGCCGCCCATGACAAAAGC GTCAGACATGGCATCCACAGCCCTCTGTACTCGATGTCATGACGGATTCAAGTTAGACGAGAGAATAGTCAATTCTGGTGGAGAATGCTGGCACGAAGATTGTTTtgt ATGTGCCCAATGTTTTCAACCATTTCCTGAAGGAACCTTTTTTGAG TTTGAGGGGAGGAAATACTGCGAACATGACTTCAATATGCTCTTCGCACCGTGCTGTGGCAAATGca AGGAATTTGTGATTGGTCGAGTCATCAAGGCTATGAATAACAATTGGCATCCGGCATGTTTCCTATGTCAACTCTGTGGGACGCAACTTGCGGATACAGGCTTCGTGAAGAACAGGGGAAG agCCCTCTGCCATCCTTGTCACTTGAAGGAGAAAGCAGCTA GTAGCGGAAAGCATATCTGCTACAAATGCCA TGGTATCATCGAAGATGGTCACATTAAGTTTAAGATGGAGACGTACCACCCGTATCACTTTAACTGTGGCAGCTGTGG AGAAGAGTTGACGTCGACTGCTCGGGAACTACGAGGCGAGCTTTACTGCTTGCCCTGCCACGACAAGATGGGTATACCCATATGCAGCGCTTGCCATCGCCCCATTGAGGAACGAATCGTGACGGCCTTAGGCAAGCAGTGGCACGTAGAG CATTTTGTCTGTGCTAGATGCGAGAAGCCATTTTTGGGCCATAGGCATTATGAGAAGAATGGGAAGGCTTACTGCGAAACCCATTACAATCAG TTATTTGGTAATATGTGCTACTACTGCAGCAAGGCTATAATATCTGAAA TGATGTGTACCATGAACAAAACTTGGTGTGAAGAACATTTTTATTGTTCCATCTGTGACACTCTACTCAACACAAA GAGTAAATTTGTTGAGTTTGACCTGAAACCAGCTTGTAAAAGGTGCTTTGACAAGTTTCCGGTCGAAATGAAGAGAAGAATCAAGAAGAACGAGCAGTCGAAATTTGGCAAAACCAAGTAA
- the LOC139974656 gene encoding trimethyllysine dioxygenase, mitochondrial-like yields MTHCLRLLQRPYQTLGCLPARFSCYSNVARGKIQTSSSSSCDLNSVYLKKCSGFGATTIPSHPHTRTVSHKAATFDSTTVEVKDDHLLMREEGGGSVRIPFYWLRDNCRCSSCFHHDTNQILHNIVDLNLDIKPTDVQSDHCEVTITWDDCHKTVFSNSWLREYFPGAADNAMTGEQDIYRTLWQGNYFNMPSFELVDLQNDRPTLKKFLQTLHEYGVALIGGVDTSSEAHANVAKLVAGGIQSTFYHPEVCVASPGLDIADTAYTNLAIPLHTDTSYFSPPCRGMTLQITERSGNGGRTVISDGFYALERLRFSQPEYFQLLCDTSITAHYLDDERDMRNCEPVVKMNSNTKQVERLRFNPFDRATITNLPYEDMLEFYKAYQALAKEIYDDEKAFKILLKPDQMVVYDNWRILHARESFTGHRVLKCTYLRHDDWMSQMRKIGGLRV; encoded by the exons ATGACCCATTGCCTACGGCTATTACAAAGGCCGTATCAAACTCTTGGATGTTTGCCTGCCAGATTCTCGTGCTATTCAAATGTCGCTAGAGGAAAAATACAGACTTCAAGCTCTTCATCATGTGACCTTAACTCGGtatatttgaagaaatgttCAGGTTTTG GTGCTACAACAATTCCTTCTCATCCTCACACGAGAACCGTCTCCCACAAAGCTGCTACTTTCGATAGCACCACCGTAGAAGTAAAGGACGACCATCTTCTGATGAGGGAGGAAGGAGGGGGTAGTGTGAGGATACCTTTCTACTGGCTGCGAGACAATTGCAG ATGTTCCTCCTGCTTCCATCATGACACCAATCAAATCCTCCACAACATTGTAGATTTAAATCTGGATATTAAACCAACTGATGTTCAATCTGACCACTGTGAGGTAACCATCACTT GGGATGATTGTCACAAGACGGTGTTCTCCAACTCATGGCTGAGAGAGTATTTTCCCGGTGCAGCTGACAACGCCATGACTGGTGAACAGGATATTTATCGAACCCTTTGGCAGGGAAATTACTTTAATATGCCTTCCTTTGAACTAGTCGACCTTCAAAATGACAGACCAACGCTGAAGAAATTCCTGCAGACGCTGCATGAGTATGGGGTGGCCCTGATAGGTGGAGTTGACACTTCATCAGAAGCTCACGCT aatGTTGCAAAGCTGGTGGCCGGAGGGATCCAGTCTACATTTTACCATCCCGAGGTCTGTGTGGCTAGCCCTGGATTAGATATAGCCGATACAGCCTACACAAATCTGGCCATCCCTCTACATACTGATACCAGCTACTTTAGTCCACCTTGTCG TGGCATGACACTTCAAATAACAGAAAGGTCTGGGAATGGAGGTAGAACGGTCATTTCAGATGGCTTCTACGCCCTGGAGAGGCTGAGATTTAGCCAACCAGAATATTTTCAACTTCTCTGTGACACATCGATAACGGCTCATTACTTGGACGATGAAAGGGACATGAGAAACTGCGAACCTGTCGTGAAAATGAACTCGAATACCAAACAGGTTGAACGACTAAG GTTCAACCCGTTTGACAGGGCTACAATTACAAATTTGCCGTACGAAGATATGTTGGAATTTTACAAGGCTTACCAGGCTCTGGCGAAAGAGATCTACGACGATGAAAAAGCCTTCAAGATTCTTTTGAAACCGGACCAGATGGTGGTATACGACAACTGGCGTATCCTTCATGCTCGAGAATCCTTCACGGGCCACCGTGTCCTTAAGTGCACATACCTCAGACATGACGACTGGATGAGCCAAATGAGAAAGATTGGTGGACTCAGAGTTTAG